In a single window of the Rattus norvegicus strain BN/NHsdMcwi chromosome 6, GRCr8, whole genome shotgun sequence genome:
- the Dio3 gene encoding thyroxine 5-deiodinase (UGA stop codon recoded as selenocysteine) gives MPRQAASRLVVGEGEGPPGASGPAATMLRSLLLHSLRLCAQTASCLVLFPRFLGTAFMLWLLDFLCIRKHFLRRRHPDHPEPEVELNSEGEEMPPDDPPICVSDDNRLCTLASLKAVWHGQKLDFFKQAHEGGPAPNSEVVRPDGFQSQRILDYAQGTRPLVLNFGSCTUPPFMARMSAFQRLVTKYQRDVDFLIIYIEEAHPSDGWVTTDSPYVIPQHRSLEDRVSAARVLQQGAPGCALVLDTMANSSSSAYGAYFERLYVIQSGTIMYQGGRGPDGYQVSELRTWLERYDEQLHGTRPRRL, from the coding sequence ATGCCTCGCCAGGCCGCCTCGAGGTTGGTGGTCGGAGAAGGTGAAGGGCCCCCGGGGGCTTCGGGGCCCGCGGCCACCATGCTGCGCTCCCTGCTGCTTCACTCTCTGAGGCTCTGCGCCCAGACCGCCTCGTGCCTCGTGCTGTTCCCGCGCTTCCTAGGCACGGCCTTCATGCTCTGGCTTTTAGATTTCTTGTGCATCCGCAAGCATTTCCTGCGCCGTCGTCATCCTGACCACCCCGAGCCCGAAGTAGAGCTCAACAGTGAAGGTGAGGAGATGCCCCCTGACGACCCACCCATCTGCGTATCCGACGACAACCGGCTGTGCACCCTGGCCTCTCTGAAGGCCGTGTGGCATGGCCAGAAGTTGGATTTCTTCAAGCAGGCCCATGAGGGTGGCCCAGCACCTAACTCGGAGGTCGTCCGGCCTGATGGCTTCCAGAGCCAGCGCATCCTCGACTACGCACAAGGGACCCGCCCGTTGGTGCTCAATTTTGGCAGCTGTACCTGACCACCGTTCATGGCGCGGATGAGCGCCTTCCAGCGCCTGGTCACCAAGTACCAGCGCGACGTTGACTTCCTTATCATCTACATCGAGGAAGCCCACCCATCCGATGGCTGGGTCACCACAGATTCACCCTACGTCATCCCACAGCACCGCAGCTTGGAGGACCGTGTCAGCGCAGCAAGAGTACTTCAGCAAGGCGCACCTGGCTGTGCTCTGGTTCTGGACACGATGGCCAACTCCAGCAGTTCCGCATATGGTGCCTATTTTGAGCGCCTCTACGTCATCCAGAGCGGCACCATCATGTACCAGGGAGGCCGTGGCCCCGACGGTTACCAGGTGTCTGAGTTGCGCACTTGGTTGGAGCGCTATGACGAGCAGTTGCATGGTACTAGGCCACGTCGACTCTAA